The Fusarium musae strain F31 chromosome 10, whole genome shotgun sequence DNA window TGCTACCGGAGAATCGGCATCGTTGCAACGCAACAGCAGTCGCATAAAAATACCGCGCCCAACTTGCCCAGTCCAATTGCACCACAAACCCACAAATCAACCTTAACACTTCCCCATGGCGAACGTACatacatgcatgcatgcgGAGATGTACATTCATTCTCACCACGCTCTGTCTCCAATATCCAGGGTAAGAACCTTGGATAACCGCCTCTGCTCGTTTCGAGTGTCGGCCCGTTGCCTCAAGCAGATGACTCCAAAAAAAAcccaccatctccaacacgACGGAAAGAAACGGGCCTGGATACAACTTGTTCGCGTGGTAGACAACGCGATTCTGGGTAGAACGAGGATATCACGGGGGCGCTATGACCCCCGCGATTCTGGGTAAAGGGCCGAATTCCTCCACAGAAGAATTCAACCCCAATCACAGTAGACTCCCCATTTTTTGGAATCGCAGGGATTATCAGGCAGACGTTTTTACAGGAACTCAAAGTGGTGATCACTTTTTTGTATGTATGAGAGAAAATCGAGTCATGAGCTCTTTGCGGATCCGCGTGAAATACCTGCTTGGGCAGCGAAGAGTTGGGATTTATACCGCTTTGGGAATCAACGAGTCTCCACTTGTAATTAAACCAGGAAAAACAAACAGCATTGAATTCCTGTTCCTCGGCGGAAGAACGAAACGGTAGCAGATATCCGTAGAAAAAAATCAGTCAATAGCGGGGTCCTGCACGACACTGGAAAACTCTTCCGATCCAGGAACTGGCATCTTGAGGTCATCGTGAGTCTGCGGCGCAAGCAGAGCCTCAAAACTCCCGCTTGCTAACCCCAACCCACGAACACGAATTtagccatcctcatcatcccgTCCGCCACCAAAATCTCATCTCCCTCAGCCCTACCGGCTGTGCCGTGCCCTTTTCTTGGCTGAACTAAGCCCTCTTGGCTCTCCCCCTCGCATCCTTGACCCCAACGCCCATGACAAACGCGATCCTGAGAACTGTACAGATACCCGTGACCACAATACTGAACCAGTCCTCCCAGCGCCAATCTGCGAGCGACAAATTTCCCGAGATGCGCATGCCGATGAATATAGCTGTGAGCATGGTAAAGTCCGCTGGTAAGATGGCTGCCTGCACTGTCTTCCAGATGAAGATGTCGTGCGTGTAGCGCAGGAGcacgacgaggatgattAGGTATGACGTGCCCATGCCGCCGATCTGGTAGATGAAACAGCGGAAATGGTCGGTTGGTGGGTAATTTGTGAAAAAAGCCTGCATGGCGAGATCGTGGTCGATAAAGTTGACGTACATCCCGATGAGAGTCAGGATGGGGTCGACCCAGAGGAACCAGAGGCTGTAGATCGGGTGGATTTTATCAGTGATTGCCATTTTTGAGGATGTTACGATAACGCGACGaatatttatagaattagCATCATTGCAGTGACTGGTCTTTTGAGGTTCTTATAGTCGTTGAGAAAGATGTCAGCAGTGTCAGCGCAGTAAGCTTATCCTCAACCCCGCgtcagcatcaccaaaaaTGGCAGCCATTGGCTTCCCTTCGTTGTATAAACAAGTTTGATTGGTACTCTAAGGAGCAATAGGAATAGTCAGTGTGATGCAATAATTAAACAGCTTGGGAATTGCAGGAATTGAGGGGAGATCGCTGAACAAGATTTGGAGGGGCTGGAGGGAGTGTTAGACAAGGATACTGTGCTAACAAAAGTTCATGAAATTAAAGAGGGGTTGAGTTAAGATCATAACTTAGCCTATCCTTTCAAGTCCAGTGTGACGACTAGGGGACGAATGAAAACTCACTATCTTAATCCTAAGTAACAGAAAGACGTAGGTCACGTAgtctaagtttaggataacttTTACGAGTTTAGTCCAACGCTATATCTTTAGGTCTGATAGTTTTATGCTCCCCGAGGGATAGGTATCCATTTCAGACATTATATGAATCATTGCGCAAGATAATTCCAGGCTACGAGTTAAACCTCGACGAGCTGACTCTAACCTCCGTTTTCCGTATGATTCCCTTACTGCTCGAGTTATCATCGTCTGTCTCCTGTTCCCGAGCGCGCGACGGAACACGTTGGGCAGAGGCGTGAAATGTTCCTTTTCGACCATTGATTGAATCTAGTCTGATGCCCTGACCAGAATTCTGAAGGATGTTCTCGCTCTGGGATAATTAGCAGCTGCATGCATACCTCAATATAGAGGGGTCAGATAGTAGATTTGGGAAACTCACATCACCTGTGTACTGATAGTTGGCCTCGTTGGAAGAGCCGTAGTAGAAGTTGAACAGTTTTCGCAGCGGGGGTAGAGAACATGCGATGATGCCGAGACAGCATTCGACGTTGGAGGTGATACTGACGACGCCGAGGTGATCTAGATAATAACATGGTTAGAAGATGTATAGACTAGGAAGGTAACGTGGTCAAACATACAGGCGATCTCATTTGGATATTTCACTGTGTCGTAGTATTTTAGGTACGGCATTCGAATACAGGTCGCAATACTGGCCGAGacaccgagaccgagaataGCGATGACGGATATCTTTCTTCGTCGAGACATCTGTAGTCCTGCTACAATGAAGAACGGAATGATTGCGCATGCCCAGTCGGTGGCCATCTGGATTGCCGAAACGATGTAGCTTACGGTCTGCAAGCTGATGACCTTCTGACATGTTCCTCTAGCATAATGTGTTAGTGGCGGCGTATACTGGCGCTTGTCCAAGAAATTGTACTCACAATGCTGGATTCCATGTCGCATTGAAAGGCTTGCAATTGGCAAACACGAACGCCAACGCTAGAACGGTCACGATGACCATGATCGACATGTTGACGCATATAGGAAAGACAACTCGCTTCCGACGATCGAGGCGCATACACGTAAAACCGATGGCGCACTTAATAATAGTCGATgaagtaaaatataaaagctccCAGTAGGTTTGGTACTCCACGGCGCGGATAAGGTACATCTGGTTCGGAATATTCGCATCGCGAGAACCGACTCCATAGCGCGTTGCAAGGATAGCGAAGACGACGGCCGGTATTAGAAGTATCTTTGCTCAAGTTAGTCAATCTAAATTCGTCATTGTTATTAAAGAAGAGGGTGACTCACTGTCGCGAGAACAGCGAGGTAATCTTCAAACCCAAGAAGTCGTGGCGATACACCAGATAAACCCGCGCGCACATAGATCCTGAGACAAACGACGACAACGCTTATAACCCCGAAGGCAATTGCGAAGCCTTGAACAGCAGGTCCAAGATTCTTCGGTGTTAGAGGTTCGAGGGCGTCAGCGAGAGCTTGGATTTGCTCTCCTGTCATGGAAGCCGCCATCTTTGAAGTCGTCAAATTACGAGATGCGAGAATTGAATCTAGCCCGCGCCGTTTATTTGAAAGGGGCGGGATCTCTTTATTGCCGTGCATGATGGATCTGGCCTAACCCTGGCCGCAGCTTGTTGCCACGCAAGGTCTCGATTCCTCCATGGTTGTTGGTCGTAAACCGCGAGAAAACTCAGGGTATCTAATCTAAGCGACACAAAAGACTTGGACAAACCTGGCCTGAATTACCGGGTCGTTGGGCCAGTTTatttttgacaccctataagatttcttgctccccCCATGTCTAGGTTGCTCCTGGATCATGCACACGGGACGTTTTACCtcgctaggggaggaaagaaaactcaggaccttgaccctaaatgataaaaatacttaggtaaattCAGCCTAAATTTAGTACActatttactaagtttatttcgacaccatatatcaaggttcggtgttttcttgccccctgagaCCACGCTAGTCTTGATCTGTTTTCAGCTGTTAGGGGTCTGGTAGGGCCAAGACACTCATGTCGCTTTTGTTTCGCGTGTGCGGGGTTCTGATTGGAGTGATTTATGTGATGGGAGGGGGAAGAAGCAAAGTTCTTGGTATTAAAATACTACCTTGAAGAAACCGGGTAACAATGCCGTTGCTCTTTGTCCTAAAATTATACGAGAATGCGAGTCATAAGTCTTCAGTATGTTGGCATCCATGTCACGCAATTCATTATCCGTCAGTCAAACTGTGAGACAAACATATTACTTGTCATTTTCcgtgtttcttttctttttatgaACGGGAAGACGGCTCACTGAGTCAGGTTACTCAGGCAAGAAATGCCTGATCTGAACAACACGTCGTCGTCCACTTCTGGTGGTGGAGGGAAGAGACGACAACTGGAGACCGTGTTGGTCCCCTGCTCCGGGGAAACTGTTCCCCTGATCCTGACCGTTGCGCTAC harbors:
- a CDS encoding hypothetical protein (EggNog:ENOG41) encodes the protein MAITDKIHPIYSLWFLWVDPILTLIGMYVNFIDHDLAMQAFFTNYPPTDHFRCFIYQIGGMGTSYLIILVVLLRYTHDIFIWKTVQAAILPADFTMLTAIFIGMRISGNLSLADWRWEDWFSIVVTGICTVLRIAFVMGVGVKDARGRAKRA
- a CDS encoding hypothetical protein (EggNog:ENOG41); this translates as MAASMTGEQIQALADALEPLTPKNLGPAVQGFAIAFGVISVVVVCLRIYVRAGLSGVSPRLLGFEDYLAVLATILLIPAVVFAILATRYGVGSRDANIPNQMYLIRAVEYQTYWELLYFTSSTIIKCAIGFTCMRLDRRKRVVFPICVNMSIMVIVTVLALAFVFANCKPFNATWNPALGTCQKVISLQTVSYIVSAIQMATDWACAIIPFFIVAGLQMSRRRKISVIAILGLGVSASIATCIRMPYLKYYDTVKYPNEIAYHLGVVSITSNVECCLGIIACSLPPLRKLFNFYYGSSNEANYQYTGDSENILQNSGQGIRLDSINGRKGTFHASAQRVPSRAREQETDDDNSSSKGIIRKTEVRVSSSRFNS